Below is a window of Solanum stenotomum isolate F172 chromosome 7, ASM1918654v1, whole genome shotgun sequence DNA.
GTAAATGCCCCCAGGTCGGCTTTCTTGATAATCACATTGCTTGTCATGATGGGACTACAACTATGCGACAGCTCCACCATTTCAAAATCCATACTCCTTTTCTCGGTGATTAACTCTTTCATGAACTTCGCATAGCTTGGCATTTCCATCAACGCTACCACTAAGGGAAGATTGATAGACATAGTCTTAAATACAGAGAGAAATTTTTGGAACTTTGCATTTTCATCCTGCATTTTGAGTCTTTGAGGGAATGGCGGACTGACTTTGGGCAATGGTTTAATCAACTTTGAAGATGACGCAACCTCAACATGAGATGTTTTCAAGTCCTCGGTGGTGAGTTGTTTCGGACTTTCCTCAACCTCTTTGGGTATGTCATTTTTCGGTGCATGGTTAGATTCCTCTAAACCAACGGCCTCATCTCTTTTTTTACTAGTGGTTGCCTCACCATTAACTTTCACATTGCCTCCTAATGATTTCCCACTCCAAGTCAAGACAACCGATAATTTATCATGATTAACCTTTGAATTCATCATCATATTAGCTGCATACTTCTCTTGTGGCTTAGATTCGAATTTGACTAAAAGTTGACTCATTTGATATTCAAGTTGCTTGATAGAATTTGAGTGCGAGTTTACTTTATTATTCAAGGATGAGAAGTCGCCTTCATTTCTTTCAGCATTTCGTCGGCTCCTTCCACCTTGTCTAGAATGCGGGATAACAAATCATCCACCATAATGCTTCCAAAACTGTCCCTAGTTCCTGGGCTATAAACCATGTGCATGTAGTAAGCATCATAGTCATCTTCTCTCCtccaaaagttatttttgtcaGCTCAATCTCGATTGTAGCTTATCCACCCAGCCTCACTAAAtttgttccaaccttgattcccgcCCGCTTTTAAAAGCACAGGCAAGAACCCTCCTCTAGTCTTGATGCCTTTTACGCCTCTTTGTTGTCATGAATACCCCCCATGACCTGTTGTGTTAATAACTCCTTCTGGGACATCATCTTGGCCATATTTTCATCTAGCTCTTGGTTCTTCTCCACTTGCTCTTTTGTCATCCCAAAGTTTAACAGGGACACTTGATCTTGTCTAGTGTACCAAGCATGATTGATTTTTGTCATCTCATCAAGAAGAGTAGATGTTATATCAAACATTTGTTGCGTGATTCCTCCTCGAGCAAGCTGGCCATCCAAACTTTTGTTGACTGAGTCGAGGCTCCGGTAGAAATATTGTAACAACACATTACTTGGGAGTAAATGAGTTGGACATAGGAGCAATAACTTCCTAAACCTCAACCATGTCTCATGAATTGGTTCACTATCCACTCGTTGAAAGTTTTGAATATTATCTCTTAACTTCACCATGTGCGAGGGAGGGAAAAACCTTTCATAAAATGGATAAGTGAGCTCCTCCCAAGTAGTGATTCAATCCATTGGTAAATAAACCAACCACTTCGTTGCCTCCCCCAATagagaaaagggaaataaaTGAGGCCTGACCGATTCCTGAGTGATGTCCTTGAAAGAAAATGGCTCACACACATCCACAAAGTTTCGGATGTGGTCATTAGGATCCTTAGTAGCTAGACCTCTAAATAGACCCTTCATTTGCAGCAACTGCAACATAGTGCTAGTCACATGAAACACTGCATTGCCTACAACCGAAGGCAATGTAATAGCATTCACACTTCCCAAAGGATCTTCATTGACATCGTGCAAGTTACCAATGTCATCATTGTGCCCAAGTTGGCTAGTATTGCTCCCATTAACACTCATCTATTCACATGTTTAAGATAAGCCAACAAAGCACACAAATAAGTTAattcaactacaacaaaatTAGTTCACAACtaaacttcaccaaaagaattctaaacaccactccctAGTAGCGatgccatttttgataacgctcaactacacttcatccaattctaagtgtaggcggttgcaatcaagtataaacctaagtaagagttagggtcgatcccacagggagtgatacagtaaagaattcaattacaaaataaaatgatgttCTAATCGGTCGTTGGTGTAGACATTTTCGAGACAATAAAGTAAATGGCAAGGGGTTTGCAATTAATGTCAAATGGGTGGGGGGGTTTGAGTGAACAATTAACAACTACGAACAACCGAGAATAAACAAGTAGAGAGGGATCCTTGGGAGTGTGATCAATTGAATGCCATTTTCGCTAAATGGGTGATTATTATTTACTAGAAATAgttgaatcttagtgggtaggctaggctttaGGTGCAATAGCCATTTCTCAATTAACTATCACGAATCAAGCGAGTTCTCTCAAACATCGACAAGCATAACAGATATAAAAAACCCAATACCTCAATCAATCTTCTTTTTCAAGCTAGATAGTAGGATTGAATTtagacccactttctcaagctaaatccacaataacccaatcactacaatcatcaattaataGTTTTAACTCTAAAAGTTCTTTCTTAAGCAAACTTAGAATGCTAGATtagaattgtatttgcaactacaattcatcaattaaaactcaatTATTAATTGAACCACTTCAATTCAACAATCAAATCAGTAAATCAAATAACCATAAGCTAATTGAAGCattcaatcacataatcacaccccctagaatgggggttttagccacacataataaagtggaagaaaatgTTACCAACTATGTTTTCCATCATCTTGGACAACAATCCACAAGTCTTCAAGAATGttcaaattgaattaaaaattaataaacccTAAATATCTACTCAAAAAGTTAAAGAACGATGTTTAGAATGTTAGAGATCAAAAAACCCAGAACTGGACAATGTAGGAACTCTCAAAATCTCTAcaactcctttttttttctttagaatATTGCATTTATACATTCCTAGAATTTCACTTTGGAACCACTCGGCAAAATAAGTTGGGCTTCGCCGACTAGGTCAGTGATGCACCGAGTGCTCCTTTCCATCGCCTTCTTGGCTTGGATTTTTACCCTTTCTTTGTTGTAACTTTAGGTGATTGAGGTCGGGTTCACCAACCTTTTCGACGATGAGCCAAGTGCTCCCCTTCTTGCCTTGTTGGCTTGGCTTTTCACCCATTACTTTGTAACTCTAGTCGGGCTAAATCGTCATCACCGAGCATTTTGGCGATACACCAAATTACCATTTTTATCACCGAGCTTTCCATACTTCCTAATTGAATTTAAGACACGTACCGCTcactgtgggattcgaccccaactca
It encodes the following:
- the LOC125869833 gene encoding uncharacterized protein LOC125869833: MVKLRDNIQNFQRVDSEPIHETWLRFRKLLLLCPTHLLPSNVLLQYFYRSLDSVNKSLDGQLARGGITQQMFDITSTLLDEMTKINHAWYTRQDQVSLLNFGMTKEQVEKNQELDENMAKMMSQKELLTQQVMGGIHDNKEAQGGRSRRNAERNEGDFSSLNNKVNSHSNSIKQLEYQMSQLLVKFESKPQEKYAANMMMNSKVNHDKLSVVLTWSGKSLGGNVKVNGEATTSKKRDEAVGLEESNHAPKNDIPKEVEESPKQLTTEDLKTSHVEVASSSKLIKPLPKVSPPFPQRLKMQDENAKFQKFLSVFKTMSINLPLVVALMEMPSYAKFMKELITEKRSMDFEMVELSHSCSPIMTSNVIIKKADLGAFTIPVLLGCFSLPNLCLT